In Pseudomonas sp. HR96, the DNA window CCGGCCAGCAGCTTGCGCGCGCGGGCGTCAGCGGTGTAGCCGTCGGCGTTGTCCAGCTCCGCGTGCAGGCGGGCCAAGGCGGTGCCGTCATGGGCCGCCTCGGCAGCCGCCAGCTCACGCTGGATCTGGCGCAGGCGCACGTCGCCGTCGAGCACGTAGTCGACGGCGATGCGTTCGAGCGTCTCGATTTCCTGGCGCATATGGGCAATGCGCCAGTCGGCAGGCAGCAGGCAGTCGCCGGAATCCGGCGCAAGCTGACCCAGCAGCAGGGCGAACAGCGAGGATTTGCCGGCGCCGTTGGCACCGATCAAACCGGCTTTCTGGCCGGCGTGCAGGGTCAGCTCGGCGTCTTCTAGCAAACGCTGCGGGCCACGCTGTAAAGTCAGGTTCTGGAGTCGGATCATAATGGCGCGGGAGTCTACCAGTTCTGCGCCGAACTTTCGCGCGCCGCACACGGCGCCGCTCACCTATCCCTAGCGGGGAAGCAGCATGCACGCGGACCTCTGGAGCTTTGCCCTGGACCTGTACGCCCGACCGGGCGTCGAAGCCGCCAGCCTGGAATTGCAGCAGGCGGGCGCTGACGTCTGCGTGTTGATCAGCGCAGCCTGGCTGGGCCAGCGCGGCGTGCCCTGGCGCCGCGAGTACCTGGGGCGCCTGCAACTGCTGGCCGACCCCTGGCAGACCGACGTGGTCAGCCCGCTGCGCCATCTGCGCCAGCAATGGCGCGCGGCGGCGCAAACCAACGATGAACTGGCGGCCCTGCGCGAACAGGTCAAGGCACTGGAGCTGGAAGCCGAACGGCAGTTGCTGGTGCGCCTGCAAGGCCTGGCGATCGGCTGGCCACCAGAGGCTGCCAGGGATCTAGAGCTATGGCTGGAACAGGCGGTACCGGCCGAGGCGAGAAGCAATCGCGGCGCGCTGCAAGCGCTGCACGCCGCGATAGTGGCGGGTTAGGCCGAGGGGTTCGACGAGGACGGGCTGTCAGGTGCCGCCGCAGGCGAAGCTGCAGGGGCCGGCGTCGCTGCAGCGGCCTGAGTGCTGGCGCTGCTGGCACCTGGCGCAGTGGCGGTCGGCTTG includes these proteins:
- a CDS encoding TIGR02444 family protein; the protein is MHADLWSFALDLYARPGVEAASLELQQAGADVCVLISAAWLGQRGVPWRREYLGRLQLLADPWQTDVVSPLRHLRQQWRAAAQTNDELAALREQVKALELEAERQLLVRLQGLAIGWPPEAARDLELWLEQAVPAEARSNRGALQALHAAIVAG